One genomic region from Candidatus Caldarchaeum subterraneum encodes:
- a CDS encoding NADPH-dependent F420 reductase translates to MMAAVLGGTGDLGFGLAARLAKAGVDVVIGSRRLERAVEAAEKIRALVGRENVNGAVNRDAVKAAEVVFFSVPYEGLVEIARDVAPFLQPFTVSVSCVVSFAEDVCAAEMLAENLQQGAKVVSALHTVSASLLSDISRAVNSDTFIFGDDRDAKKKVANLLKLVEGLRPVDGGPLKNSRYGELFTRFLVGVNKRYGVSWAGLRVTWLDDEVVNRRWEL, encoded by the coding sequence TTGATGGCTGCGGTGCTGGGTGGCACAGGTGACCTCGGGTTTGGGCTGGCGGCACGTCTTGCCAAAGCAGGTGTAGATGTTGTCATCGGTTCTCGAAGGCTTGAACGTGCTGTTGAGGCTGCGGAGAAAATAAGGGCCCTTGTGGGTAGAGAAAATGTTAATGGCGCTGTCAACAGAGATGCTGTAAAAGCAGCTGAGGTTGTTTTCTTCAGCGTGCCCTATGAAGGTCTCGTGGAGATAGCCCGAGACGTGGCGCCGTTTCTACAGCCGTTTACGGTGAGCGTCTCCTGTGTAGTGTCTTTTGCCGAGGACGTGTGCGCGGCCGAGATGCTTGCCGAGAACCTGCAACAGGGAGCCAAGGTGGTCTCAGCGCTTCATACAGTAAGCGCATCCCTACTCTCCGACATATCCAGAGCAGTCAACTCTGATACCTTCATCTTCGGAGACGACCGAGACGCCAAGAAGAAGGTAGCCAACTTATTGAAACTCGTAGAGGGCCTCCGGCCAGTGGACGGCGGTCCATTAAAAAACTCCCGATACGGAGAGCTTTTTACCAGATTTCTGGTCGGAGTGAATAAGCGGTATGGTGTTTCATGGGCGGGTTTACGTGTTACTTGGCTTGATGACGAAGTGGTGAATAGGAGATGGGAGCTGTGA
- a CDS encoding phosphomannomutase, whose amino-acid sequence MKVSPHIFRAYDIRGVYRVDLDESLAYSVGRAFGKIVTGKVVVGRDVRRSGESLVKALCDGLTDAGHDVLNLGVCTTPACYFGGRFYRAGGGVMVTASHNPPDWNGFKMFLGDGETVSQGAGMEKIRDMIINGDLGSPAKEKGVVEKVDFQSVYIQHIVSRFSPMYGLRMAADFSDGSASLCFPQICEKLGITLRQLNNNPDGYFRGHMPEPTEENISELKQVVIAEKLDFGVAFDGDADRAVFVDDMGRVLQGDIAMAVLLKTLDKKGIIVYDVNSSTALKEMAEKLGFTPMEWKVGRAFLHRKVRELGAVMGGEKSNHLYFGELEGDDDAIYAALKMATLLHRTKTSLSKHVDEIPKYPTTPILVYDCPDEKKFAVIEKISERLSQMGFKTNNLDGVKAYGEEGWILIRASNTMPQIKMSIEAKKAESLNMLRQLGERLIREAMETV is encoded by the coding sequence GTGAAAGTTTCGCCCCACATCTTCAGGGCCTATGACATCCGCGGAGTCTACCGTGTTGACCTAGATGAGAGCCTCGCTTACAGCGTTGGCCGGGCTTTCGGCAAAATTGTTACCGGAAAAGTGGTGGTCGGGCGGGATGTGAGGAGAAGCGGTGAATCGCTTGTCAAAGCATTATGCGATGGCTTGACGGACGCGGGGCATGATGTGTTAAACCTCGGAGTCTGCACGACTCCCGCATGCTATTTCGGAGGCCGGTTCTACAGAGCGGGAGGAGGAGTCATGGTAACGGCGAGCCACAATCCTCCAGATTGGAACGGCTTCAAAATGTTTCTCGGAGACGGTGAAACAGTTTCCCAAGGAGCTGGCATGGAAAAGATAAGGGACATGATCATCAACGGCGACTTGGGTTCACCTGCGAAGGAGAAAGGCGTTGTCGAGAAAGTGGATTTTCAGAGCGTCTACATCCAGCACATCGTCTCAAGATTCTCGCCGATGTATGGATTGAGGATGGCGGCGGATTTCAGCGACGGTTCCGCGTCGCTATGTTTTCCACAAATCTGCGAAAAACTTGGGATAACTTTGAGGCAGTTGAACAACAACCCTGACGGCTACTTCAGAGGTCACATGCCTGAGCCAACCGAGGAAAACATCTCCGAGCTGAAACAAGTCGTGATAGCCGAAAAACTTGACTTCGGTGTGGCGTTCGACGGAGACGCGGACAGAGCAGTCTTCGTCGACGATATGGGCAGAGTTCTCCAAGGCGACATAGCCATGGCCGTTCTCCTGAAAACCCTCGACAAAAAAGGCATAATAGTCTATGACGTAAACTCCTCAACTGCGTTGAAGGAGATGGCTGAAAAACTCGGCTTCACACCCATGGAGTGGAAAGTGGGCCGAGCCTTCCTACACAGAAAAGTGAGGGAGCTCGGAGCAGTCATGGGAGGTGAAAAAAGCAACCACCTATACTTCGGAGAACTTGAAGGAGACGATGACGCAATATATGCAGCCCTTAAGATGGCTACACTTCTTCACCGCACAAAAACATCTTTGTCAAAACATGTCGACGAGATACCGAAATACCCTACAACACCTATACTTGTCTATGATTGCCCTGACGAGAAAAAGTTTGCAGTTATAGAAAAGATTTCTGAACGGCTTTCACAGATGGGCTTCAAGACAAACAACTTGGACGGGGTCAAGGCATACGGTGAGGAAGGCTGGATACTCATCAGGGCGTCTAACACGATGCCGCAGATTAAAATGTCCATCGAGGCGAAGAAGGCTGAGTCACTTAACATGCTTAGGCAGCTGGGTGAAAGGCTGATTAGAGAGGCCATGGAGACGGTGTGA
- a CDS encoding coenzyme F420-dependent N5,N10-methenyltetrahydromethanopterin reductase, with protein sequence MGGALKMGKRLDRIGLYFTAPTPLRDEMDYARLAERGGFTSIWQGESRTSRDSTISIAALGAVTEKIKLGTGVLHTWTRNVVTLATTFTTLDELTNGRACLGIGVLWEPMASKIGIERRKTLQAMFEHVTVLKKLFSGEEVFFEGEFVKVRGVRLERVPSQVPVYVGATGFKMMELAGEIADGVLLNYLVSPEYNRKALQHIENGAKKAGRKLDDIDRPQLLAVAYSVDLEKAYRRARLMVAEYLAMEPHIALASGVSEKITGEIREITGGWPTTERKLEQAMELVDEKLASTLMAVGDLKTVKRKIIEYVEAGCTEPLLYPVTGEVLPIIEYLAPTSF encoded by the coding sequence TTGGGAGGGGCTCTAAAAATGGGTAAAAGACTCGACAGAATAGGTCTCTACTTTACAGCCCCCACACCTCTAAGAGACGAAATGGATTATGCTAGGTTAGCTGAACGCGGTGGGTTTACCAGCATTTGGCAGGGTGAGTCAAGAACTTCAAGAGATTCGACAATCTCTATAGCGGCCCTTGGCGCTGTGACCGAAAAAATCAAACTGGGGACCGGGGTTTTGCATACCTGGACAAGGAACGTAGTAACACTTGCCACAACTTTCACCACCCTTGACGAGCTAACAAACGGAAGAGCATGTCTAGGTATCGGTGTGTTATGGGAGCCGATGGCCTCCAAGATTGGTATAGAGCGGCGTAAAACACTTCAGGCCATGTTTGAACATGTCACTGTTTTGAAGAAGCTTTTCAGCGGTGAGGAGGTGTTTTTCGAGGGAGAGTTTGTAAAGGTTAGGGGTGTGAGGCTGGAGCGAGTCCCCTCACAAGTCCCCGTATACGTGGGTGCAACGGGGTTTAAAATGATGGAACTCGCTGGTGAAATAGCTGACGGCGTGCTGCTCAACTACCTTGTCTCACCAGAATACAACAGAAAAGCATTACAACATATCGAGAACGGCGCTAAAAAAGCAGGGCGAAAACTGGACGACATCGACCGGCCGCAGCTACTCGCAGTCGCCTACTCAGTTGACCTCGAGAAAGCTTATCGAAGGGCCCGGCTGATGGTTGCAGAGTATTTGGCTATGGAGCCGCACATCGCTCTTGCCTCTGGTGTTTCAGAAAAGATTACAGGCGAGATAAGGGAAATTACGGGAGGTTGGCCCACGACGGAGAGGAAGCTTGAGCAGGCGATGGAGCTGGTTGACGAGAAGCTTGCATCCACGCTGATGGCGGTTGGTGACCTTAAGACTGTCAAAAGAAAAATAATCGAATACGTGGAAGCCGGATGTACTGAGCCACTGTTGTACCCAGTCACGGGCGAAGTGCTTCCAATAATCGAATACCTTGCGCCTACATCGTTTTGA
- a CDS encoding conserved hypothetical protein (pyridoxamine 5'-phosphate oxidase-related FMN-binding) yields the protein MAMLNASERRFVEANELCRLATTDENSQPHVVPVAYIYYNNKFYIATDLDTRKLANIRRNNKVALVIDKTNPNRAVMVQGLATILLRGEEYRTVYKIFYDRFAWVRRDPWQEGEAAFIAVEPLKVVSWGLRQ from the coding sequence ATGGCGATGCTAAACGCCTCGGAGAGAAGGTTTGTCGAGGCCAACGAGCTCTGCAGACTCGCGACAACGGATGAAAACAGCCAGCCTCATGTCGTCCCCGTCGCATACATCTATTACAACAACAAATTCTACATCGCGACCGACCTAGACACCAGAAAACTCGCCAACATAAGACGCAACAACAAGGTCGCCCTCGTCATAGACAAAACCAACCCCAACAGAGCCGTCATGGTCCAGGGGCTCGCAACAATCCTGTTAAGAGGAGAAGAATATCGAACAGTTTACAAGATTTTTTATGATAGGTTTGCATGGGTGCGGCGTGACCCGTGGCAAGAAGGTGAAGCAGCTTTCATCGCCGTAGAGCCGCTGAAAGTTGTTTCATGGGGCCTCCGACAATAG
- a CDS encoding acetyl-CoA C-acyltransferase, whose product MRNVAIVGVGQSPFGRASDKGINELAWQAIKQALQDAGITQKDVGFVSVANVGGWSAEPLPAVSVNEYAGLTGVGTYRVEAACASGSAALVTAANLVSSGAVDIALAVGVERMNESPTPTAVELIGRAGNYFWEFEMFGLTFPSYYALYATAYMNKYGATEEDLAKISVKNHFYASFNEYAAFRKRVTVEEVLKSRPVAWPLKLLDCSPITDGAAAVVLASEDVARKLTDTPVWIAGFGYGSDTSNLSKRPDFLTLRATRKAAAEAYKKAGVDPSKPVKSFDVVEVHDCFTIAEILAYEDLGFAAPGQGYMLAREGETYKGGLIPVNLDGGLKAKGHPIGATGVSMAAEITKQLRQEAPAERQADIVKGMGLAHNVGGTGHYAYITIYSLKKPG is encoded by the coding sequence GTGAGAAACGTAGCTATCGTAGGTGTGGGACAGTCTCCCTTCGGCAGAGCCTCCGACAAGGGGATTAATGAATTGGCTTGGCAGGCCATCAAACAAGCTCTTCAGGATGCTGGCATAACTCAGAAAGATGTAGGGTTTGTGTCGGTGGCTAACGTAGGCGGATGGAGCGCAGAGCCGCTGCCCGCTGTTTCGGTTAACGAGTACGCGGGGTTGACGGGTGTGGGGACTTACCGTGTCGAGGCCGCGTGTGCATCAGGGTCTGCGGCTCTGGTAACCGCGGCGAATCTAGTTTCATCTGGGGCTGTTGACATAGCGTTGGCTGTTGGAGTGGAGAGGATGAACGAGTCACCTACTCCGACGGCTGTGGAGCTGATTGGAAGGGCTGGGAACTATTTCTGGGAGTTCGAAATGTTCGGCCTCACTTTCCCCAGCTACTACGCACTCTACGCAACAGCCTACATGAACAAATACGGCGCCACTGAGGAAGACCTCGCAAAAATCTCGGTGAAAAACCATTTCTACGCATCCTTCAACGAATACGCTGCTTTCAGGAAGAGGGTTACAGTGGAGGAGGTTTTGAAAAGCAGACCTGTGGCATGGCCGCTAAAGCTTCTTGACTGCAGCCCAATAACAGACGGGGCGGCGGCTGTTGTGTTGGCTTCTGAAGACGTGGCGAGGAAGTTGACCGACACGCCTGTATGGATTGCTGGATTCGGCTACGGCTCGGACACATCCAACCTCAGCAAGAGACCCGACTTTCTCACGTTGAGGGCGACCCGGAAAGCCGCTGCAGAGGCCTACAAGAAAGCCGGTGTAGACCCGTCCAAGCCGGTGAAGAGTTTTGACGTGGTTGAGGTACATGACTGTTTCACGATTGCCGAGATACTTGCGTATGAGGATTTGGGTTTTGCGGCTCCGGGGCAGGGATACATGCTAGCCCGTGAGGGTGAGACCTACAAGGGCGGGTTGATACCTGTTAACTTGGATGGTGGATTGAAGGCGAAGGGGCATCCCATCGGCGCCACAGGTGTGAGCATGGCCGCTGAAATAACCAAGCAGCTGAGACAGGAGGCTCCGGCGGAAAGGCAGGCAGACATCGTGAAGGGCATGGGGTTGGCGCACAACGTTGGTGGAACAGGCCACTACGCATACATAACCATCTACAGCCTCAAGAAACCCGGGTGA
- a CDS encoding conserved hypothetical protein (amidohydrolase), which translates to MSRYLLKGGFVVPVDGSRRIIRDGCVLVEDDKIELVGTREEVMPHARGAEVVDAEKCLIIPGLIDTHVHLAQALLRGVVPDNLTLIPWLRDWVWRFLGVYDNMDAKASAALCILEMLKTGTTSFIEIHLHSRYGFDGIAEVVKQSGIRGVLSKTIMDMKGYATEENLMPPSMIEDGEACIREFKQMYQKWNGQADGRIDVWLGLRSAGAVSDKLFYEAAEIAKEYDTGITNHVAEVREDLEYYRRAYGTGVAGYLEKFNMLGEKHVYAHCVWLNEEDMKKFAETGTTVSHCPSSNMKLGSGIAPVSDMLKHGVNVALGCDGGPSNDSYDMIREMKMAACLQKVRTLDPRVISAWDVLTMATRNGARAMGKLNMLGSLEPGKKADIVIVSLTRPSVTPISNPVSLLVYAASGADVRDVMIDGKFVVKDKKVLTMDEEEVIRQANKHLERIVSKVDPNLDLLKTM; encoded by the coding sequence ATGAGTCGTTATCTTTTGAAGGGTGGATTCGTAGTTCCTGTTGATGGCAGCAGACGAATAATCCGTGACGGCTGCGTCCTTGTCGAAGATGATAAGATAGAGTTGGTGGGTACAAGGGAGGAGGTTATGCCTCATGCTAGGGGGGCTGAAGTAGTTGACGCGGAGAAATGTCTCATCATCCCCGGGCTAATCGACACCCATGTCCATCTTGCGCAGGCACTTTTACGTGGCGTTGTGCCCGACAACCTCACCCTTATTCCCTGGCTCCGTGACTGGGTGTGGCGCTTCCTAGGCGTCTACGACAACATGGATGCCAAAGCCAGCGCCGCGCTCTGCATCCTCGAGATGCTGAAAACAGGCACCACCTCCTTCATAGAGATACATCTTCACAGCCGCTATGGTTTCGACGGCATAGCCGAGGTAGTCAAACAATCAGGCATCCGCGGCGTTCTCTCCAAAACGATCATGGACATGAAGGGTTACGCTACTGAGGAAAACTTGATGCCGCCCTCTATGATCGAGGATGGAGAAGCATGCATCCGAGAGTTCAAACAAATGTATCAGAAATGGAATGGGCAGGCTGATGGCCGTATAGATGTTTGGCTTGGTTTGAGGAGCGCCGGAGCTGTCTCGGACAAGCTCTTCTATGAGGCTGCTGAAATCGCGAAGGAATACGACACAGGAATAACCAATCACGTGGCGGAGGTGAGGGAAGACCTCGAATACTACCGTCGAGCCTATGGAACGGGAGTTGCAGGCTATCTCGAGAAATTCAATATGCTGGGGGAGAAACATGTATATGCACACTGTGTGTGGCTCAACGAAGAAGACATGAAGAAGTTTGCGGAGACGGGAACAACGGTGTCACACTGTCCATCCTCAAACATGAAGCTAGGCTCAGGCATAGCGCCTGTCTCAGACATGCTGAAACACGGGGTAAACGTTGCACTTGGCTGCGACGGCGGCCCAAGCAACGACAGCTACGACATGATAAGGGAGATGAAGATGGCGGCGTGTCTGCAGAAAGTTCGAACACTCGACCCTCGAGTAATATCGGCGTGGGATGTCTTGACGATGGCAACACGTAACGGAGCAAGGGCGATGGGCAAGCTCAACATGCTGGGAAGCCTAGAGCCCGGCAAAAAAGCCGACATCGTCATCGTAAGCCTCACCAGGCCATCGGTCACACCCATTTCAAACCCCGTCTCACTACTGGTATACGCTGCATCGGGAGCGGACGTACGAGACGTCATGATAGACGGAAAATTCGTCGTCAAAGACAAGAAGGTGTTGACCATGGACGAGGAGGAGGTAATCAGGCAAGCCAACAAGCATCTCGAAAGAATAGTATCAAAAGTAGACCCCAACCTAGACCTGCTCAAAACGATGTAG